One part of the Oceanihabitans sp. IOP_32 genome encodes these proteins:
- a CDS encoding phosphoenolpyruvate carboxylase: MSVEPKLTRFNQNVLSKFQIYNSIFMTLPFDSITKTGVLLPLFHETCKKGFASGDDPITIVDTFFSKYQARRNKESQINLLFRFIQYIERQVVLFDAVEDAAFPIINNMEGLGTLRNLKETAMSQNKMEDLRAYLEEFKVRIVLTAHPTQFYPGSVLGIITDLTEAIKDNNLNEINNLFAQLGKTPFFKREKPTPLDEAKSLIWYLENVFYTSFGKIYNYIQQNIYTDNKKHNEIINIGFWPGGDRDGNPYVKPKTTIKVAKKLKTAVLKKYYQDLKALRRKLTFRGVEDRVIKLETRLYDFSINLNTANPISLQELTTELVSIRDFIVEEHQSLYVKEINSLLNRVQLFGYHFATLDIRQDSRIHNSVFNTVINSLIENGSDVFPENYNDLSESEQIKILSEVGGAPIDVNAFEDEMVRNTLKSMQAIKTIQVTNGERGANRYIISNNQTALNVMQLFAMLKMVAFNDNLTVDVVPLFETIDDLENAPAVMEQLYTNLAYKAHLQSRGNKQTIMLGFSDGTKDGGYLMANWGIFRAKELLTEISRKYDVTAIFFDGRGGPPARGGGKTHQFYSSLGSTIEDKEVQLTIQGQTISSNFGTLESSQYNLEQLISSGVGNRIFVNRNELSDADRVVMTDLAETSYQTYKNFKSHPMFLPYLERISTLKYYSKTNIGSRPSKRGNSDRLVFSDLRAIPFVGSWSQLKQNVPGFYGVGTALKKYEDAGELDKVKQLYNNSKFFKTLIENSMMSLTKSFFDLTKYMAKDEEFGEFWRIIYNEYEITKSLLLKLTGYANLMENEPTGKASIDMREAIVLPLLTIQQYALKKIQELEKNGVGKDNNEKKIYEKLVTRSLFGNINASRNSA; encoded by the coding sequence ATGTCTGTAGAACCAAAATTAACGCGCTTTAATCAAAACGTATTGTCTAAATTTCAAATATACAACAGTATATTTATGACATTGCCTTTTGATTCTATAACCAAAACCGGCGTATTACTTCCCTTATTTCACGAAACTTGTAAAAAAGGTTTTGCCAGTGGCGACGATCCCATAACCATAGTAGATACGTTTTTTAGTAAATACCAAGCCCGACGAAACAAAGAAAGTCAGATTAATTTATTATTCCGCTTTATTCAATACATTGAAAGACAGGTTGTTTTGTTTGATGCTGTTGAAGATGCTGCTTTTCCAATTATTAATAATATGGAAGGCTTAGGCACATTGCGAAACCTTAAGGAAACCGCAATGTCTCAAAATAAAATGGAAGATTTACGTGCTTATCTTGAAGAATTTAAGGTACGTATTGTTTTAACCGCGCATCCTACACAGTTTTATCCGGGTTCTGTTTTAGGGATTATTACCGATTTAACTGAAGCTATAAAGGACAATAACTTAAATGAAATAAATAATTTGTTCGCCCAATTGGGTAAAACGCCGTTCTTTAAACGTGAGAAACCTACACCCCTAGACGAAGCAAAAAGTCTTATTTGGTACTTAGAAAATGTGTTTTACACCTCGTTTGGAAAGATTTATAATTATATACAACAAAATATATACACCGATAATAAAAAGCATAACGAAATTATAAATATTGGTTTCTGGCCAGGTGGCGATCGCGATGGAAATCCGTATGTAAAGCCAAAAACAACTATAAAAGTAGCTAAGAAATTAAAGACGGCTGTTCTAAAAAAGTATTATCAGGATTTAAAAGCTCTAAGACGCAAACTTACCTTTAGAGGTGTAGAAGATAGAGTTATAAAATTAGAAACTCGCCTTTACGATTTTAGCATTAATTTAAATACGGCAAATCCCATTTCTTTACAGGAGTTAACAACGGAGTTAGTTAGCATTAGAGATTTTATTGTCGAGGAACACCAGTCCTTATACGTTAAGGAAATTAACAGTTTATTAAACAGAGTCCAACTTTTTGGTTATCATTTTGCCACTCTTGATATTAGACAAGACAGCAGAATTCACAACAGTGTTTTTAACACCGTTATAAACAGTTTAATTGAAAACGGAAGTGATGTATTTCCTGAGAACTACAATGATTTGTCTGAAAGTGAACAAATAAAAATATTGTCTGAGGTTGGTGGTGCCCCTATTGATGTTAATGCTTTTGAAGATGAAATGGTTAGAAACACTTTAAAAAGCATGCAAGCCATTAAAACCATTCAGGTCACTAATGGCGAGCGTGGTGCCAACAGGTATATTATTAGTAATAACCAAACCGCTTTAAATGTGATGCAATTGTTTGCCATGCTTAAAATGGTTGCCTTTAACGATAACTTAACGGTAGATGTTGTACCGCTTTTTGAAACTATTGACGATTTAGAAAATGCGCCTGCGGTTATGGAGCAGTTGTACACTAATCTGGCCTATAAAGCCCATTTACAAAGTCGGGGAAACAAACAAACCATCATGCTTGGTTTTTCCGATGGCACAAAAGATGGCGGGTATTTGATGGCCAATTGGGGTATTTTTCGAGCTAAAGAATTATTAACAGAAATCTCTAGAAAATACGATGTTACGGCCATATTTTTTGATGGTCGTGGTGGCCCTCCAGCTAGAGGTGGCGGCAAGACTCATCAATTTTATTCGTCTTTAGGATCAACTATTGAAGATAAAGAGGTACAGCTTACCATACAAGGACAAACCATTAGCTCTAATTTTGGCACACTAGAATCGTCGCAATACAACTTAGAGCAGCTTATTAGTTCTGGCGTTGGAAATAGAATTTTTGTAAATCGTAATGAGTTATCTGATGCCGATAGAGTAGTGATGACAGATTTGGCTGAAACCAGTTATCAAACCTATAAAAATTTTAAAAGTCACCCTATGTTTTTACCGTATTTAGAACGCATAAGTACGCTTAAATACTATTCTAAAACTAATATTGGAAGTCGGCCATCTAAAAGAGGGAATTCAGATAGATTAGTATTTTCAGATTTAAGAGCCATACCTTTTGTGGGCTCGTGGAGTCAACTAAAACAAAATGTACCTGGTTTTTATGGGGTGGGTACGGCACTTAAAAAATATGAAGATGCTGGCGAGCTAGATAAAGTAAAACAGTTATATAACAACTCGAAATTCTTTAAAACTTTAATAGAAAACAGTATGATGTCTTTAACAAAATCGTTTTTCGATTTAACGAAATACATGGCTAAAGATGAAGAGTTTGGCGAATTTTGGCGAATTATTTACAACGAATATGAAATTACTAAAAGCTTGCTTTTAAAACTAACGGGTTATGCCAACTTAATGGAGAACGAGCCTACAGGAAAAGCTTCTATTGATATGCGAGAAGCCATTGTTTTGCCTTTGCTTACCATACAACAGTATGCTCTTAAAAAAATTCAAGAGTTAGAAAAAAATGGGGTGGGTAAAGATAATAATGAAAAGAAAATTTATGAAAAATTAGTTACCCGTTCGCTTTTCGGAAATATTAATGCGAGTAGGAACTCCGCTTAA
- a CDS encoding DUF6920 family protein, whose amino-acid sequence MRLALIIWIGIHAIIHLFGFFKSFGIFEFSAISQPISKTLGLLWLLGFVLFAITVVLLIAQSNYWFIMGMMGVIISQFVIINHWSDAKFGTIANLFISMAIIVAYSNFSFKSTIKKERIALFKNLEPTKDDMVTKEALVNLPPVVQKWLTHSGVIGKPYISSVHLVQELKLKMKPEQAAWYTGRAEQYITVEPPGFNWSITTQMNPVLKVAGRDKFENGKGEMTIKLLSLIPVAQAKNDKKLNQAALQRYLAEIVWLPSASLSSYIKWESIDSHSAKATMAYKGTIGSGEFYFDENGNFIKFVAMRYQDSKASEATRWTVVATKTEERNGIKIPVECEASWALKEGEWTWLKLEITDIQYHVTEISND is encoded by the coding sequence ATGCGATTAGCTTTAATTATATGGATTGGAATACATGCAATTATCCATTTGTTTGGGTTTTTTAAATCGTTTGGTATATTCGAATTTAGTGCGATTTCTCAACCTATTTCCAAAACATTAGGCTTGCTATGGCTGTTAGGTTTTGTATTGTTCGCTATTACCGTAGTGCTTTTAATCGCACAATCGAATTACTGGTTTATCATGGGCATGATGGGTGTAATTATCTCTCAATTTGTAATTATAAATCATTGGAGTGATGCAAAATTTGGCACGATAGCAAACCTATTTATATCTATGGCGATAATAGTGGCCTATTCAAATTTTAGTTTTAAGAGTACCATTAAAAAAGAGAGAATAGCACTTTTTAAAAACTTAGAACCCACAAAAGATGATATGGTTACCAAAGAGGCGTTGGTAAACTTACCACCTGTTGTTCAGAAATGGTTAACTCACAGTGGAGTGATTGGTAAACCGTATATTTCTAGCGTGCACTTGGTTCAGGAATTGAAACTAAAGATGAAGCCCGAACAAGCGGCATGGTACACGGGTAGAGCCGAACAATATATTACAGTGGAACCTCCCGGATTTAATTGGAGTATTACTACTCAGATGAACCCTGTTTTAAAAGTTGCTGGTCGCGATAAATTTGAAAATGGCAAGGGGGAAATGACCATTAAATTATTATCACTTATTCCAGTTGCACAAGCTAAAAATGACAAAAAATTAAATCAAGCCGCACTACAACGATACTTGGCAGAAATAGTTTGGTTGCCCTCAGCATCTTTAAGCTCGTATATTAAGTGGGAGAGCATAGATAGCCATTCTGCTAAAGCTACTATGGCGTATAAAGGAACAATAGGATCTGGAGAATTTTATTTTGATGAAAACGGGAATTTTATAAAATTCGTTGCTATGCGTTATCAAGATTCAAAGGCCAGTGAAGCTACTAGATGGACGGTAGTTGCAACAAAGACAGAGGAGCGGAATGGCATAAAAATACCAGTAGAATGTGAAGCGAGTTGGGCCTTAAAGGAGGGTGAATGGACATGGTTAAAATTAGAAATAACCGATATTCAATACCATGTTACGGAGATTAGCAATGACTAG
- the rnc gene encoding ribonuclease III — protein MKSIRNILNSRFKGNGNFFLQLTKILGFKPKHVKFYSTAFTHRSMNIKDSKGHAINYERLEFLGDAMLSAVIASHLYLEVPSGDEGYLTKMRSKIVSRAHLNQLGKDLNLIDFVESKIPTGQFGDNIHGNLFEALVGAIFLDRGYKYCEKFIFKRVIIPYVDIATLEGKVISYKSLLIEWCQKEKKTFDYKVYEDTGKDEVRHFSVKLSIDNKVVSKARGTSKKKAEEKASKRAFFAFQDKISREI, from the coding sequence ATGAAAAGCATTCGTAACATATTAAATTCCCGTTTTAAAGGTAACGGGAATTTTTTTTTACAATTAACTAAAATTCTCGGGTTTAAACCTAAGCATGTCAAGTTTTATAGCACAGCCTTTACACACCGTTCTATGAACATTAAAGACAGTAAAGGTCATGCTATTAATTACGAACGCCTAGAGTTTTTAGGCGATGCTATGTTAAGTGCTGTTATTGCATCGCATTTATATCTTGAAGTTCCTAGCGGCGACGAAGGTTATCTTACAAAAATGCGCTCTAAAATTGTAAGTAGAGCACATTTAAACCAGCTTGGTAAAGACCTAAATTTAATAGATTTTGTAGAAAGCAAAATACCTACTGGACAATTTGGAGACAACATTCACGGTAATTTGTTTGAGGCTTTAGTAGGTGCTATCTTTCTTGATAGAGGCTATAAGTATTGTGAAAAATTTATTTTTAAGCGTGTTATAATTCCCTATGTAGATATTGCCACTTTAGAAGGTAAGGTTATAAGCTATAAAAGTTTGCTAATTGAGTGGTGCCAAAAAGAAAAGAAAACCTTCGATTATAAAGTGTATGAAGACACGGGTAAAGATGAGGTTAGGCATTTTTCAGTCAAGCTATCTATCGATAACAAGGTGGTTTCTAAGGCTAGAGGCACCTCTAAGAAAAAGGCCGAAGAAAAAGCCTCTAAACGTGCTTTCTTTGCTTTTCAAGATAAAATATCAAGGGAAATTTAG
- the fabF gene encoding beta-ketoacyl-ACP synthase II: MEIKRVVVTGLGALTPIGNTKDEFWEGLISGKSGAAPITYYDTEKFKTKFACELKNFNATDFLDRKEARKMDKFAQYAMVAADEAIEDSNLDLDKVDKLRVGVIWGSGIGGLETFQQEVLNFAAGDGTPRFNPFFIPKMISDIAPANISIKHGFMGPNYTTVSACASSANAIFDALNSIRLGYCDVIVTGGSEAAVTIAGMGGFNAMHALSTRNESPATASRPFDSTRDGFVLGEGGGALILEEYEHAKARGAKIYAEVLGGGLSSDAHHMTAPHPEGVGVVTVMENCLRDAGLKPEDIDHINTHGTSTPLGDVAELKAISKVFGDHAKNININSTKSMTGHLLGAAGAVEAISVILAMEHGIVPPTINHTTADENIDPELNLTLNKAQKRDVKVAMSNTFGFGGHNACVLFRKMD; encoded by the coding sequence ATGGAAATAAAGCGAGTTGTAGTCACAGGATTAGGGGCTTTAACACCAATAGGAAATACCAAAGACGAATTTTGGGAAGGCCTCATTAGTGGTAAAAGTGGTGCTGCGCCTATAACATATTATGACACCGAAAAGTTTAAAACGAAATTCGCTTGCGAATTAAAAAACTTTAACGCTACCGATTTTCTCGATAGAAAGGAGGCTCGAAAAATGGACAAGTTTGCGCAATATGCTATGGTAGCAGCAGACGAGGCTATTGAAGACTCGAATTTAGATCTGGATAAGGTTGATAAGTTGCGTGTTGGTGTTATATGGGGCTCAGGTATTGGTGGCTTAGAAACCTTCCAGCAAGAAGTATTAAATTTTGCTGCGGGCGATGGTACACCAAGATTTAACCCGTTCTTTATACCTAAGATGATATCGGACATTGCGCCTGCAAACATCTCCATAAAACATGGTTTTATGGGACCCAATTACACGACAGTTTCTGCTTGTGCTTCTTCAGCCAATGCTATATTCGACGCTCTAAACTCTATACGTTTAGGCTATTGCGATGTTATAGTAACTGGAGGAAGTGAAGCCGCAGTAACCATTGCTGGAATGGGAGGATTTAACGCTATGCATGCCCTATCTACTAGAAATGAGAGTCCAGCAACTGCTTCTCGCCCCTTCGACAGTACCCGTGATGGTTTTGTTTTAGGCGAAGGTGGTGGCGCTTTAATTCTAGAAGAGTACGAACATGCCAAAGCAAGAGGTGCTAAAATTTACGCTGAGGTTTTAGGAGGTGGATTATCTTCTGATGCCCATCACATGACGGCCCCTCACCCAGAAGGTGTTGGCGTTGTTACCGTTATGGAAAATTGTTTAAGGGACGCAGGGCTTAAGCCAGAAGATATAGACCATATTAACACGCATGGTACTTCTACACCTTTAGGTGATGTGGCAGAGCTTAAAGCCATCTCAAAAGTATTTGGCGACCACGCGAAAAATATAAATATTAATTCGACCAAATCGATGACAGGGCACTTGTTAGGTGCAGCAGGAGCTGTTGAAGCTATTTCGGTTATATTGGCTATGGAGCACGGTATCGTACCTCCAACGATTAACCATACCACTGCAGATGAAAACATTGATCCAGAATTAAATTTAACTTTAAACAAGGCTCAAAAGCGAGATGTTAAAGTAGCCATGAGTAATACATTTGGATTTGGCGGACACAATGCTTGTGTATTATTTAGAAAAATGGATTAA
- a CDS encoding acyl carrier protein, with the protein MSDIASRVKAIIVDKLGVDENEVVTEASFTNDLGADSLDTVELIMEFEKEFDIQIPDDQAENIATVGQAISYIEAAK; encoded by the coding sequence ATGTCAGACATTGCATCAAGAGTAAAAGCTATTATCGTTGATAAATTAGGCGTTGACGAGAATGAAGTTGTTACAGAAGCAAGCTTCACTAACGATTTAGGAGCAGACTCATTAGACACTGTAGAACTAATTATGGAGTTCGAAAAAGAATTCGATATCCAAATTCCAGACGACCAAGCTGAAAATATTGCTACAGTAGGTCAAGCTATATCTTATATAGAAGCTGCAAAATAA
- the purN gene encoding phosphoribosylglycinamide formyltransferase, which produces MKRIVIFASGSGTNAENLITFFKNSNKASVVQVLTNNPQAKVLERCKKLKVSALSFNKIAFTETDDVLNILKASNPDIIVLAGFLWKFPENILQAFPNKVINVHPALLPKYGGKGMYGMHVHEAVVANNETETGITIHYVNEHYDEGAIIFQAKCEVNSNDSAQDVAAKIHELEMAHFPRVVEQLILKET; this is translated from the coding sequence ATGAAACGTATTGTAATTTTTGCCTCTGGAAGCGGGACGAATGCCGAAAACTTAATTACCTTTTTTAAAAACAGCAATAAAGCCTCTGTTGTTCAGGTGCTTACCAATAATCCGCAGGCCAAAGTTTTAGAGCGTTGCAAAAAACTAAAGGTTAGTGCGTTAAGTTTTAATAAAATAGCTTTTACAGAAACCGATGATGTTTTAAATATTTTAAAAGCATCAAATCCAGATATTATTGTTTTGGCGGGTTTTTTATGGAAATTTCCAGAAAATATTTTGCAGGCATTTCCTAATAAGGTAATTAACGTACACCCGGCCTTATTGCCTAAATACGGCGGAAAAGGGATGTATGGCATGCATGTACATGAGGCGGTTGTAGCAAATAACGAAACTGAAACAGGCATAACCATTCATTATGTAAATGAACATTATGATGAAGGCGCCATCATTTTCCAGGCCAAATGCGAGGTAAACTCAAATGATTCTGCTCAAGATGTTGCGGCTAAAATCCATGAATTAGAGATGGCGCATTTTCCTAGAGTGGTTGAGCAACTAATCCTTAAAGAAACTTAG
- a CDS encoding viroplasmin family protein has product MSKKKKKYYTVWKGHKTGVFESWNACKAQIQDYQGALYKSFPTFNEAQKAFKGHYKDYIGKASKFKSDLSAEQLKRIGQPNYNSISVDAASSGNPGIMEYRGVDTKTKKQLFIQGPFEQGTNNIGEFLALVHGLALLKNNNSDRIIYTDSKTAMSWVKNKKCNTKLERNEKNKALFDLVDRAVEWLKNNSYSTVIVKWETKAWGEIPADFGRK; this is encoded by the coding sequence ATGAGTAAAAAAAAGAAAAAATATTATACCGTCTGGAAAGGCCATAAAACTGGTGTTTTTGAATCTTGGAATGCATGTAAAGCCCAAATTCAAGATTATCAAGGTGCTCTATATAAATCGTTTCCAACTTTTAATGAAGCACAAAAGGCATTTAAAGGACATTATAAAGATTATATTGGTAAAGCCTCGAAGTTTAAAAGTGATTTATCTGCCGAGCAATTAAAGAGAATAGGACAGCCCAATTACAATTCTATTTCGGTTGATGCCGCTTCTAGCGGAAACCCTGGTATTATGGAGTATAGAGGTGTAGATACCAAAACAAAAAAACAACTCTTTATTCAGGGTCCATTCGAGCAGGGCACCAATAATATAGGCGAATTTCTAGCACTTGTTCATGGTTTAGCATTGCTGAAAAATAATAATAGTGACCGAATTATATATACCGATTCTAAAACGGCCATGAGCTGGGTTAAAAATAAAAAGTGTAATACAAAATTAGAGCGTAACGAAAAGAACAAAGCGCTTTTTGATCTTGTGGATAGAGCTGTCGAATGGCTAAAAAACAACAGCTATTCTACCGTTATTGTAAAATGGGAAACTAAGGCTTGGGGAGAAATTCCTGCAGATTTTGGACGAAAATAA